One region of Streptomyces leeuwenhoekii genomic DNA includes:
- the aroH gene encoding chorismate mutase has translation MAVRAVRGAVQLDRDEAGHMDERVAALLTAVLERNGLTADDLISIWFTATPDLHSDFPAAAARKLGITDVPLICAQELDIEGAMPRVVRVLAHIESDKPRSEIAHVYLGAAAALRKDIAQ, from the coding sequence GTGGCGGTACGAGCGGTCCGGGGCGCCGTCCAACTGGACAGGGACGAGGCCGGTCACATGGACGAGCGGGTCGCGGCGCTGCTCACCGCCGTCCTGGAGCGCAACGGCCTGACCGCCGACGACCTGATCAGCATCTGGTTCACGGCCACGCCCGACCTCCACAGCGACTTCCCGGCGGCCGCGGCCCGCAAGCTCGGCATCACCGACGTGCCGCTGATCTGCGCCCAGGAACTGGACATCGAGGGCGCCATGCCCCGGGTCGTCCGCGTCCTCGCGCACATCGAGTCGGACAAGCCCCGCTCCGAGATCGCCCACGTCTACCTGGGCGCCGCGGCGGCCCTGCGCAAGGACATCGCCCAGTGA
- a CDS encoding I78 family peptidase inhibitor: protein MAPIPTPPGEPQDSPDTYVGLDSEAAERRARDQGWSTVRSLPPGAVITMEYRVGRLNFEVRDGRVARAWKG, encoded by the coding sequence ATGGCACCGATTCCGACGCCCCCAGGCGAACCCCAGGACAGCCCGGACACATACGTCGGCCTCGATTCGGAGGCGGCGGAACGGCGTGCGCGCGACCAGGGATGGTCGACGGTGCGGTCGCTGCCGCCGGGCGCCGTCATCACCATGGAGTACCGCGTGGGGCGGCTGAACTTCGAGGTGCGGGACGGCCGCGTGGCCCGCGCCTGGAAGGGCTGA
- a CDS encoding Rieske (2Fe-2S) protein, producing MTHPPARRTVLLATGAAALLAGCGDSGGTSGEASAGASPGRELAKTSDVPVGGGVVLKDEQVVVTQPEEGDFRAFSAICTHQRCPVAAVEAGTINCTCHGSRFRITDGSVASPPATRALPERKITVEGNSIRLA from the coding sequence ATGACCCACCCCCCGGCGCGGCGCACGGTCCTTCTGGCGACGGGAGCCGCGGCGCTCCTGGCGGGATGCGGTGACTCCGGCGGCACCTCCGGCGAGGCGTCCGCCGGGGCCTCGCCCGGGCGGGAACTGGCGAAGACGTCCGACGTCCCGGTGGGCGGGGGCGTGGTCCTCAAGGACGAGCAGGTCGTGGTGACCCAGCCCGAGGAGGGGGACTTCAGGGCCTTCTCGGCGATCTGCACCCACCAGCGCTGCCCGGTGGCCGCCGTGGAGGCCGGCACCATCAACTGCACGTGCCACGGCAGCAGGTTCCGGATCACGGACGGCTCGGTGGCGAGCCCGCCGGCCACCCGGGCCCTGCCCGAGCGGAAGATCACGGTGGAGGGAAACTCCATTCGCCTGGCGTGA
- the der gene encoding ribosome biogenesis GTPase Der, whose product MNDDIHSGGSGEEHDHGALGDAEYAEFMELAAEEGFDPEEVEGAIEAAGHGPLPVLAVVGRPNVGKSTLVNRIIGRREAVVEDKPGVTRDRVTYEAEWAGRRFKVVDTGGWEQDVLGIDASVAAQAEYAIEAADAVVFVVDAKVGATDTDEAVVRLLRKAGKPVVLCANKVDGPSGEADAAYLWSLGLGEPHPVSALHGRGTGDMLDKVLEALPEAPAQTFGTAVGGPRRIALIGRPNVGKSSLLNKVAGEERVVVNELAGTTRDPVDELIELGGVTWKFVDTAGIRKRVHLQQGADYYASLRTAAAVEKAEVAVILIDASESISVQDQRIVTMAVEAGRAIVLAFNKWDTLDEERRYYLEREIETELGQVAWAPRVNVSARTGRHMEKLVPAIETALAGWETRVPTGRLNAFLGELVAAHPHPIRGGKQPRILFGTQAGTKPPRFVLFATGFIEAGYRRFIERRLREEFGFEGTPIHLSVRVREKRGAKKK is encoded by the coding sequence ATGAACGACGACATCCACTCCGGCGGCTCGGGCGAGGAGCACGACCACGGGGCGCTTGGCGACGCCGAGTACGCGGAGTTCATGGAGCTCGCCGCGGAAGAGGGCTTCGACCCGGAGGAGGTCGAGGGCGCCATCGAGGCGGCCGGGCACGGCCCGCTGCCCGTTCTCGCCGTCGTCGGCCGTCCCAATGTCGGCAAGTCGACTCTGGTCAACCGGATCATCGGCCGCCGCGAGGCGGTCGTCGAGGACAAGCCCGGCGTCACCCGCGACCGCGTGACCTACGAGGCCGAGTGGGCGGGCCGCCGCTTCAAGGTCGTCGACACCGGCGGCTGGGAGCAGGACGTCCTCGGCATCGACGCCTCCGTGGCGGCTCAGGCCGAGTACGCCATCGAGGCCGCCGACGCGGTCGTCTTCGTCGTCGACGCCAAGGTCGGCGCCACCGACACCGACGAGGCCGTCGTACGGCTGCTGCGCAAGGCCGGCAAGCCGGTGGTGCTGTGCGCCAACAAGGTGGACGGCCCGAGCGGCGAGGCCGACGCGGCGTACCTGTGGTCGCTGGGGCTCGGCGAGCCGCACCCGGTCTCCGCGCTGCACGGCCGCGGCACCGGCGACATGCTGGACAAGGTCCTGGAGGCGCTGCCCGAGGCCCCGGCGCAGACCTTCGGCACCGCCGTCGGCGGCCCGCGCCGCATCGCCCTGATCGGCCGCCCCAACGTCGGCAAGTCCTCCCTGCTGAACAAGGTGGCGGGCGAGGAGCGCGTCGTCGTCAACGAGCTCGCGGGCACCACCCGCGACCCGGTCGACGAGCTGATCGAACTGGGCGGCGTGACCTGGAAGTTCGTCGACACCGCCGGTATCCGCAAGCGCGTCCACCTCCAGCAGGGTGCCGACTACTACGCCTCGCTGCGCACCGCCGCGGCCGTGGAGAAGGCGGAGGTCGCCGTCATCCTCATCGACGCCTCCGAGTCGATCTCGGTGCAGGACCAGCGGATCGTCACCATGGCCGTCGAGGCGGGCCGCGCGATCGTCCTGGCGTTCAACAAGTGGGACACCCTCGACGAGGAGCGCCGCTACTACCTGGAGCGGGAGATCGAGACCGAGCTCGGCCAGGTGGCGTGGGCGCCGCGGGTCAACGTCTCGGCGCGCACCGGCCGCCACATGGAGAAGCTGGTCCCGGCGATCGAGACGGCCCTGGCGGGCTGGGAGACCCGGGTGCCGACGGGCCGGCTCAACGCGTTCCTCGGCGAACTGGTCGCCGCCCACCCGCACCCGATCCGGGGCGGCAAGCAGCCGCGCATCCTCTTCGGGACCCAGGCGGGTACCAAGCCGCCGCGGTTCGTGCTCTTCGCCACCGGGTTCATCGAGGCCGGCTACCGGCGCTTCATCGAGCGCCGCCTGCGCGAGGAGTTCGGCTTCGAGGGCACGCCGATCCACCTCTCGGTGCGGGTGCGCGAGAAGCGCGGCGCGAAGAAGAAGTAA
- a CDS encoding acyl-CoA dehydrogenase family protein produces MSPSSASPKLPPFDPADPLGIDDLLEPEDLAVRDTVRAWAADRVLPHVAEWCERGELPVIRELARELGRIGALGMSLSGYGCAGASAVQYGLACLELEAADSGIRSLVSVQGSLAMYAIHRFGSEEQKREWLPRMAAGEVIGCFGLTEPDHGSDPASMRTYAKRDGSDWVLSGRKMWITNGSVAGVAVVWAQTDEGIRGFVVPTASSGFSAPEIKHKWSLRASVTSELVLDDVRLPADAVLPEVTGLRGPLGCLTHARYGIVWGAMGAARSCFEAAVDYATSREQFGRPIGGFQLTQAKLADMAVELHKGILLAHHLGRRMDAGRLRPEQVSFGKLNNVREAIDICRTARTILGANGISLEYPVMRHATNLESVLTYEGTVEMHQLVLGKALTGIDAFR; encoded by the coding sequence ATGTCCCCGTCGTCCGCGTCCCCGAAGCTGCCCCCGTTCGACCCCGCCGACCCGCTCGGCATCGACGACCTCCTGGAGCCGGAGGACCTGGCCGTCCGGGACACCGTGCGGGCCTGGGCCGCGGACCGGGTGCTGCCGCATGTCGCCGAGTGGTGCGAGCGGGGGGAGCTGCCCGTCATCCGGGAACTCGCCCGGGAGCTCGGCCGGATCGGGGCGCTCGGGATGTCGCTCAGCGGGTACGGGTGCGCCGGAGCGAGCGCGGTGCAGTACGGGCTGGCCTGCCTGGAGCTGGAGGCGGCCGACTCCGGCATCCGGTCCCTGGTCTCCGTGCAGGGGTCGCTCGCCATGTACGCCATCCACCGCTTCGGCAGCGAGGAGCAGAAGCGGGAGTGGCTGCCGCGGATGGCCGCCGGCGAGGTCATCGGGTGCTTCGGCCTGACCGAGCCCGACCACGGCTCCGACCCCGCCTCGATGCGCACCTACGCCAAGCGCGACGGGTCCGACTGGGTGCTGAGCGGGCGCAAGATGTGGATCACCAACGGGTCCGTCGCCGGGGTCGCCGTGGTCTGGGCGCAGACCGACGAGGGGATCCGCGGGTTCGTCGTGCCCACCGCCAGCAGCGGGTTCTCCGCGCCCGAGATCAAGCACAAGTGGTCGCTGCGGGCCAGCGTGACCAGCGAACTCGTCCTCGACGACGTGCGGCTGCCCGCCGACGCGGTGCTGCCGGAGGTCACCGGGCTGCGCGGACCGCTCGGCTGTCTCACCCACGCCCGCTACGGCATCGTCTGGGGCGCGATGGGCGCCGCCCGGAGCTGCTTCGAGGCCGCCGTCGACTACGCGACCTCGCGGGAGCAGTTCGGCAGGCCCATCGGCGGCTTCCAGCTCACGCAGGCCAAGCTGGCCGACATGGCGGTCGAACTGCACAAGGGGATTCTGCTCGCCCATCATCTCGGGCGGCGCATGGACGCCGGCCGCCTGCGTCCCGAGCAGGTCAGCTTCGGCAAGCTCAACAACGTCCGCGAGGCGATCGACATCTGCCGTACGGCCCGGACGATCCTGGGCGCCAACGGGATCTCGCTCGAATATCCCGTGATGCGGCACGCGACCAACCTCGAATCGGTGCTCACCTATGAGGGCACCGTCGAGATGCACCAGCTCGTGCTGGGCAAGGCGCTCACCGGAATCGACGCGTTCCGGTAG
- a CDS encoding prephenate dehydrogenase, producing the protein MRTALVIGTGLIGTSAALALTRRGVVVHLADHDPEQARTAAALGAGTDEAPGGPVDLAIVAAPPAHVADVLADAVRRDAARGYVDVASVKGGPRRELEARGLDLTRYIGTHPMSGREKSGPLAATADLFEGRPWVLTPTRETDTEVLNLALELVSHCRAVPVVMDADAHDRAVALVSHMPHLVSSLVAARLEHAEEAAVRLCGQGIRDVTRIAASDPRMWIDILSANPGPVADLLTDVAADLEGTVRALRALQSSDADKRREGTAEIEAVLRRGNAGQVRVPGKHGSAPRSYETVAVLIDDQPGQLARIFADAGQAGVNIEDVRIEHATGQQAGLVQLMVEPKAAPALAATLRERGWALRQ; encoded by the coding sequence GTGAGAACCGCACTCGTCATCGGAACCGGCCTCATCGGCACCTCCGCCGCCCTCGCCCTGACCCGGCGCGGTGTCGTCGTCCACCTCGCCGACCACGACCCGGAGCAGGCCCGTACGGCGGCGGCGCTCGGCGCCGGCACCGACGAGGCGCCGGGCGGGCCGGTCGACCTCGCCATCGTGGCCGCGCCGCCGGCCCATGTGGCCGACGTGCTTGCCGACGCCGTACGGCGCGACGCGGCGCGCGGCTACGTCGACGTGGCCAGCGTCAAGGGCGGCCCGCGCCGCGAGCTGGAGGCCCGGGGCCTGGATCTCACCCGCTACATCGGCACCCACCCCATGTCGGGCCGCGAGAAGTCCGGCCCGCTCGCCGCCACCGCCGATCTCTTCGAAGGCCGCCCCTGGGTGCTCACCCCCACCCGGGAGACCGACACCGAGGTGCTCAACCTCGCCCTGGAGCTGGTCTCGCACTGCCGGGCGGTGCCCGTGGTGATGGACGCGGACGCCCACGACCGCGCCGTCGCCCTCGTCTCCCACATGCCCCACCTCGTCTCCAGCCTGGTCGCGGCCCGTCTGGAGCACGCCGAGGAGGCGGCCGTACGGCTGTGCGGGCAGGGCATCCGCGACGTGACCCGGATCGCCGCCTCCGACCCCCGGATGTGGATCGACATCCTCTCCGCGAACCCGGGGCCGGTCGCCGACCTGCTCACCGACGTCGCCGCGGACCTGGAGGGGACGGTGCGGGCCCTGCGCGCCCTGCAGTCCTCCGACGCGGACAAGCGCCGGGAGGGCACCGCCGAGATCGAGGCCGTGCTGCGCCGGGGCAACGCCGGCCAGGTCCGCGTCCCCGGCAAGCACGGCAGCGCCCCGCGCAGCTACGAGACCGTGGCCGTCCTCATCGACGACCAGCCCGGGCAGCTCGCCCGCATCTTCGCGGACGCGGGACAGGCCGGGGTCAACATCGAGGACGTACGCATCGAGCACGCCACCGGGCAGCAGGCCGGCCTGGTGCAGCTGATGGTGGAACCGAAGGCGGCCCCCGCCCTGGCCGCGACCCTGCGGGAGCGGGGCTGGGCGCTGCGGCAGTGA
- a CDS encoding cell division protein SepF, translated as MGSVRKASAWLGLVDDNEDERYYDDDYSEGTETGDAWVTDPRVKVAADSAEERGRRIGTVTPDSFRDARAIGELFREGVPVIMNLTAMEPTDAKRVVDFAAGLIFGLRGSIERVSTRVFLLSPADTQIVNGEPAAHRTDGFFNQS; from the coding sequence ATGGGATCGGTACGCAAGGCGAGTGCGTGGCTCGGCCTCGTCGACGACAACGAAGACGAGCGCTACTACGACGACGACTACTCCGAGGGCACCGAGACCGGGGACGCCTGGGTCACGGACCCCCGGGTGAAGGTGGCCGCGGACTCGGCCGAGGAGAGGGGCCGCCGCATCGGCACGGTGACCCCGGACAGCTTCCGCGACGCGCGCGCCATCGGCGAGCTGTTCCGGGAGGGCGTCCCGGTCATCATGAACCTCACGGCGATGGAGCCCACCGACGCCAAGCGCGTGGTCGACTTCGCGGCCGGGCTCATCTTCGGCCTGCGCGGTTCGATCGAGCGGGTCTCCACCCGCGTCTTCCTGCTGAGCCCGGCCGACACGCAGATCGTCAACGGCGAGCCGGCCGCGCACCGTACGGACGGGTTCTTCAACCAGAGCTGA
- the cmk gene encoding (d)CMP kinase: MENGAARTAQPVIVAIDGPSGTGKSSTSKAVAAQLGLSYLDTGAQYRAITWWMVTNGIDTDDPHAIAAAAGKPDILSGTDPTDPTITVDGVDVSGPIRTQEVTSKVSAVSAVPEVRSRITELQRAIASSAVTGIVVEGRDIGTTVLPDADLKIFLTASPEARAARRSGELKGADVDATREALIKRDAADSSRKTSPLAKADDAVEVDTTDLTLPQVIECVVTLVEEKRAGK; encoded by the coding sequence GTGGAAAACGGCGCCGCCCGGACCGCCCAGCCCGTGATTGTCGCGATCGACGGCCCCTCCGGCACGGGCAAGTCGAGCACGTCGAAGGCCGTGGCCGCGCAGCTCGGCCTGAGCTACCTGGACACCGGGGCCCAGTACCGGGCGATCACGTGGTGGATGGTGACCAACGGCATCGACACCGACGACCCGCACGCCATCGCCGCCGCGGCCGGAAAGCCCGACATCCTCTCCGGCACCGACCCGACGGACCCGACCATCACGGTCGACGGCGTGGACGTCTCCGGCCCGATCCGCACCCAGGAGGTCACCTCCAAGGTCAGCGCGGTCAGCGCCGTGCCGGAGGTGCGGTCCCGGATCACCGAGCTCCAGCGGGCGATCGCCTCCTCCGCGGTGACCGGCATCGTCGTCGAGGGCCGCGACATCGGCACCACCGTGCTGCCCGACGCCGACCTGAAGATCTTCCTCACCGCCTCCCCGGAGGCGCGCGCCGCCCGCCGCAGCGGCGAGCTCAAGGGCGCCGACGTGGACGCCACCCGCGAGGCGCTGATCAAGCGGGACGCGGCCGACTCCAGCCGCAAGACCTCGCCGCTCGCCAAGGCGGACGACGCCGTCGAGGTGGACACCACCGACCTCACCCTGCCGCAGGTCATCGAGTGCGTCGTCACGCTCGTCGAGGAGAAGCGGGCCGGGAAGTGA
- a CDS encoding lysophospholipid acyltransferase family protein: MYGLFRPRVLGAWRVPAAGPVIFAVNHSHNLDGPMVMGVAPRPTHFLIKKEAFVGPLDPFLTGIGQVKVDRATTDRTAITRALDVLSAGGVLGIFPEGTRGEGDFASLRAGLAYFAVRSGAPIVPVAVLGSSGRRGRLIKGLPPLRSKIDVVFGEPFDAGDGSGRRTRQALDEATERIQKQLTAHLENARRLTGRSATLE, translated from the coding sequence ATGTACGGGCTGTTCCGGCCGCGTGTGCTGGGCGCCTGGAGGGTGCCCGCGGCCGGTCCGGTGATCTTCGCCGTCAACCACAGCCACAACCTCGACGGCCCGATGGTCATGGGCGTGGCGCCCCGGCCGACGCACTTCCTGATCAAGAAGGAGGCGTTCGTCGGACCGCTGGACCCCTTCCTGACCGGCATCGGCCAGGTCAAGGTGGACCGCGCCACCACCGACCGCACGGCGATCACCCGGGCGCTGGACGTGCTCTCGGCCGGCGGGGTCCTCGGCATCTTCCCGGAGGGCACCCGGGGCGAGGGCGACTTCGCCTCGCTGCGCGCCGGACTGGCCTACTTCGCGGTGCGCAGCGGCGCCCCGATCGTGCCGGTGGCGGTGCTGGGAAGTTCCGGGCGGCGCGGACGGTTGATAAAGGGGCTGCCTCCGCTGCGCTCCAAGATCGACGTCGTCTTCGGCGAGCCCTTCGACGCGGGCGACGGCAGCGGGCGGCGGACCCGCCAGGCGCTGGACGAGGCCACCGAACGCATCCAGAAGCAGCTCACCGCGCACCTGGAAAACGCCAGGCGCCTGACCGGGCGCTCGGCGACACTCGAGTAG
- a CDS encoding membrane protein: MTDLETRATPARSGALRRAAPALLGYAAVRALGLIALALWSAARGKNPYTLLTARWDSLWYARVAGQGYGYEVRLPNGDVHSDLAFFPLLPWLERLGAAVSPLSYADAGFVVSLLASLAAAWGVFAVADHVYGRRAGVCAVLLWAVLPVGIVQSMAYSESLFTALAAWSLYAVLTGRWVTAGALALLAGLTRPVGLAVAAAVWVAGVAASGRARSAAGERGAPVARRALGMALAPLGAAGYVLWVGHRTGKGPLGYLDVQAGWRNGFDGGWAFARFIAARLTSFPSALAGLALAAGVVLLAWLYLVCLRQRQPLPLLVYAGIVTVLALGAESYFGSKPRLLLPAFPLLLPLARALARLRPPGPALVTAGLAVASALYGAFWLNGSGPP; the protein is encoded by the coding sequence GTGACCGACCTTGAGACGCGCGCGACTCCGGCCCGCTCCGGGGCCCTGCGCCGGGCCGCCCCGGCGCTCCTCGGATACGCGGCCGTACGCGCCCTGGGCCTGATCGCCCTGGCCCTGTGGAGCGCCGCGCGCGGCAAGAACCCGTACACGCTGCTGACGGCCCGCTGGGACTCCCTGTGGTACGCGCGGGTCGCCGGGCAGGGCTACGGCTACGAGGTGCGCCTGCCGAACGGCGACGTCCACTCCGACCTCGCCTTCTTCCCCCTGCTGCCGTGGCTGGAGCGGCTGGGCGCGGCGGTGTCGCCGCTGTCGTACGCCGACGCGGGGTTCGTGGTGAGCCTGCTCGCCTCGCTCGCCGCGGCGTGGGGGGTCTTCGCGGTGGCCGACCATGTGTACGGCCGCCGCGCGGGGGTGTGCGCGGTCCTGCTGTGGGCGGTGCTGCCGGTCGGGATCGTGCAGTCGATGGCGTACAGCGAGTCGCTGTTCACCGCGCTGGCCGCCTGGTCGCTGTACGCGGTGCTCACCGGCCGCTGGGTGACGGCGGGAGCGCTGGCGCTCCTGGCCGGGCTGACCCGCCCGGTGGGGCTCGCCGTGGCGGCGGCGGTGTGGGTGGCCGGCGTCGCGGCCTCCGGGCGAGCCCGGAGCGCGGCCGGTGAGCGCGGTGCCCCCGTCGCGCGACGCGCCCTCGGCATGGCGCTCGCGCCCCTCGGTGCCGCCGGGTACGTGCTGTGGGTCGGCCACCGCACCGGCAAGGGTCCGCTCGGCTATCTGGACGTGCAGGCCGGGTGGCGCAACGGATTCGACGGCGGATGGGCCTTCGCCCGGTTCATCGCCGCCCGGCTCACCTCGTTCCCGTCGGCCCTGGCGGGCCTCGCGCTCGCCGCCGGTGTCGTCCTGCTGGCCTGGCTGTACCTCGTATGCCTCCGGCAGCGGCAGCCGCTGCCGCTGCTGGTGTACGCGGGGATCGTGACCGTGCTCGCCCTGGGCGCGGAGAGCTACTTCGGCTCCAAGCCGCGCCTGCTGCTGCCCGCCTTCCCGCTGCTGCTGCCGCTCGCCCGGGCCCTGGCCCGGCTGCGGCCTCCCGGACCGGCGCTGGTGACGGCCGGGCTCGCGGTGGCCTCGGCGCTGTACGGCGCCTTCTGGCTGAACGGCTCCGGGCCGCCCTGA
- a CDS encoding phosphatase PAP2 family protein has product MRTERNLTRLDRVFARLDREPERPAHLDVPKMSRHRIALFASTLAFYGAIVWAVLITSWLVRLDWQVMFFRPYQQWPEIHAFVDYYVVLGQRGPTAVMVAAWLGWRSWRQHTLRPLLALGVSLLLLNVTVGAAKYGMGRLGPHYATEIGSNEMWLGGDIFPSGHTANAVVTWGILAYMASTPRARRWLSALSAVTALGVGMSTVYLGTHWLSDVLLGWAAGLLILLALPWFEPLITRSEAVLLGLRDRVREGRRRTEPAPAPAPAKQPAATPVVLLPPVGGRKEAPACEPVSSSRPRPPAYLAPGPHTTRGERTPVAPAGSRRPPHSDRVLRGTAGSGSNSATRP; this is encoded by the coding sequence GTGCGTACCGAACGGAACCTCACCCGGCTGGACCGGGTGTTCGCGAGGCTGGACCGTGAGCCGGAACGGCCGGCCCACCTCGATGTGCCGAAGATGAGCCGGCACAGGATCGCGCTGTTCGCCTCCACCCTGGCCTTCTATGGCGCGATCGTGTGGGCCGTGCTCATCACCTCGTGGCTGGTCCGGCTCGACTGGCAGGTCATGTTCTTCCGGCCGTACCAGCAGTGGCCGGAGATCCACGCGTTCGTCGACTACTACGTGGTGCTCGGCCAGCGCGGCCCCACCGCCGTGATGGTCGCCGCCTGGCTGGGCTGGCGCTCCTGGCGGCAGCACACCCTGCGCCCGCTCCTCGCCCTGGGCGTCTCCCTGCTGTTGCTGAACGTCACCGTGGGCGCCGCCAAGTACGGCATGGGCCGCCTGGGCCCGCACTACGCGACCGAGATCGGCTCGAACGAGATGTGGCTGGGCGGCGATATATTTCCGAGCGGTCACACCGCCAACGCCGTGGTGACCTGGGGCATCCTGGCCTACATGGCCTCGACGCCGCGGGCCCGCCGCTGGCTGTCCGCCCTGTCCGCCGTCACCGCGCTCGGTGTCGGGATGTCCACCGTCTACCTCGGTACGCACTGGCTGAGCGACGTGCTCCTCGGCTGGGCGGCGGGGTTGCTGATCCTGCTGGCCCTGCCCTGGTTCGAGCCGCTGATCACCCGCTCCGAGGCCGTGCTCCTCGGCCTGCGCGACCGTGTGCGCGAGGGCCGCCGCCGCACCGAGCCCGCCCCAGCGCCCGCGCCCGCGAAGCAGCCGGCCGCGACGCCCGTGGTGCTCCTGCCGCCCGTCGGCGGCCGCAAGGAAGCCCCGGCATGCGAGCCCGTCTCCTCCTCCCGCCCGCGGCCCCCGGCCTACCTGGCCCCCGGCCCGCACACGACCCGCGGGGAGCGGACCCCGGTCGCCCCGGCCGGCAGCCGCCGCCCGCCGCACTCGGACCGCGTCCTGCGCGGCACGGCGGGCTCCGGCTCGAACTCCGCGACCCGCCCCTGA
- a CDS encoding MFS transporter, with protein MSGTTTATARRRPAGAGANRWLVLVVLCVSLLLVAVDATVLHVAVPAVTEDLRPGGIALLWIVDVYPLVCASLLILFGTLGDRVGRRRILLLGYGLFGVASALAAFAGSAEVLIAARALLGVGGAMIMPATLSILRQVFPDRRERAMAIGVWSAVAAVGAAVGPLLGGFLLEHFWWGSVFLVNIPLMLVSLPVGRLLLPESKGDGTGPWDVAGALMAAAGLFAAVLGVKRLGGGEPVADASTVVPLVAGAVLLAWFVRRQRRRAHPLVDLGMFRRPAFSTSVGCIVLAMLALVGLELIAAQYLQLVLGLSPLQTGLRLLPLTFAAMAAGLAGARMLRRFGPRRMVCAGFCLTAGAVVLLTAMGRTDNCALLLTGFVMLGFGLETTLFGAYESMLSEAPPDQAGGAAAIGETSYQLGAGIGIALLGTVMNAAYAPGLAHVPGVPAPASSAAGHSLGEAYQIAAQLGGPAGAALRNAAAGAFVHGLHVTLLVSAGLLLVGAVMALRLPRVMQCEAAPVPAPRDAAVESRVSV; from the coding sequence ATGTCCGGGACGACCACGGCCACCGCGCGCCGTCGGCCGGCCGGGGCCGGTGCCAACCGCTGGCTGGTCCTCGTCGTCCTCTGCGTCAGCCTGCTGCTCGTCGCCGTCGACGCCACCGTGCTGCACGTCGCGGTGCCCGCCGTCACCGAGGACCTCAGGCCGGGCGGGATCGCCCTGCTGTGGATCGTCGACGTCTATCCGCTCGTCTGCGCCTCGCTGCTGATCCTGTTCGGCACGCTCGGCGACCGCGTCGGCCGCAGACGGATCCTCCTCCTGGGCTACGGCCTCTTCGGCGTCGCCTCCGCCCTGGCGGCCTTCGCCGGCAGCGCCGAGGTGCTGATCGCGGCCCGGGCGCTGCTCGGCGTCGGCGGCGCGATGATCATGCCCGCGACGCTGTCGATCCTGCGGCAGGTCTTCCCCGACCGGCGGGAGCGGGCGATGGCGATCGGCGTCTGGAGCGCGGTCGCCGCCGTGGGCGCGGCGGTCGGGCCGCTGCTCGGGGGCTTCCTGCTGGAGCACTTCTGGTGGGGTTCGGTCTTCCTCGTCAACATTCCGCTGATGCTGGTCAGCCTGCCGGTGGGGCGCCTGCTGCTGCCCGAGTCCAAGGGTGACGGCACCGGCCCGTGGGACGTGGCCGGGGCGCTGATGGCGGCGGCCGGGCTGTTCGCCGCGGTCCTGGGCGTCAAGCGCCTCGGCGGCGGCGAGCCGGTGGCCGACGCGTCCACCGTGGTGCCGCTGGTGGCGGGCGCGGTCCTGCTGGCCTGGTTCGTACGGCGCCAGCGGCGCCGGGCGCATCCGCTGGTGGACCTCGGCATGTTCCGCCGGCCGGCGTTCAGCACCTCCGTGGGCTGCATCGTGCTCGCGATGCTGGCGCTGGTGGGCCTGGAGCTGATCGCGGCGCAGTACCTCCAGCTCGTGCTCGGGCTCTCGCCGCTCCAGACGGGGCTGCGGCTGCTGCCGCTGACGTTCGCGGCGATGGCGGCGGGTCTGGCGGGCGCGCGGATGCTGCGCCGGTTCGGACCGCGCCGGATGGTGTGCGCCGGGTTCTGCCTGACGGCCGGCGCGGTGGTCCTGCTGACGGCGATGGGCCGGACGGACAACTGCGCGCTGCTGCTGACCGGGTTCGTGATGCTCGGCTTCGGGCTGGAGACGACCCTGTTCGGGGCGTACGAGTCGATGCTGAGCGAGGCGCCGCCGGACCAGGCCGGCGGGGCCGCGGCGATCGGCGAGACCTCCTACCAGCTGGGCGCCGGCATCGGTATCGCACTGCTGGGCACCGTGATGAACGCGGCGTACGCGCCCGGGCTGGCACACGTGCCGGGTGTCCCCGCCCCGGCCTCCTCGGCGGCCGGGCACTCGCTGGGGGAGGCGTACCAGATCGCCGCCCAGCTCGGCGGGCCCGCGGGCGCCGCCCTGCGCAACGCGGCCGCGGGCGCCTTCGTGCACGGGCTGCATGTGACGCTGCTGGTGAGCGCGGGGCTGCTGCTGGTGGGGGCGGTCATGGCGTTGCGGTTGCCGCGGGTGATGCAGTGCGAGGCCGCCCCGGTGCCCGCGCCGAGGGACGCCGCCGTGGAGTCACGCGTCTCGGTGTGA